The following proteins are co-located in the Triticum aestivum cultivar Chinese Spring chromosome 1A, IWGSC CS RefSeq v2.1, whole genome shotgun sequence genome:
- the LOC123063151 gene encoding uncharacterized protein: MPGVNCARGTKEEGAFEGATRRAAGRWPKIFVTLAMIVLFVRAVHGAEIAWEHDAVRSHHTGFLGTTHTQLIESVEEDYRRKIGDVSDLMAPQRGYHDKKTVQPATWLKPTLKGRGDDKVTLWLCNDDLYLLAFNTTSNLHTAKGYDALFTEPFLPLPFGSSYKELMGHTAPNGDQRNAHLLLVSVPLGRESLLDAIHVLSNYDPVNTPKHEVQLAMAKITLMGPESLRFHPVRNAYILEWESEESYLTLDQAKYLVNWSSLSTLLVQWEDSGRKTWPSSNVANSLRAEFGIKSGECALGVIDLVLRPR; encoded by the exons ATGCCTGGAGTAAACTGTGCACGCGGCACCAAGGAAGAAGGAGCATTTGAAGGCGCAACGAGAA GGGCTGCCGGCCGATGGCCCAAAATTTTTGTCACCTTGGCAATGATTGTCTTATTTGTCAGGGCTGTGCATGGAGCGGAGATCGCATGGGAGCACGATGCGGTCCGTTCACATCACACGGGGTTTCTGGGTACCACCCACACGCAGCTGATCGAAAGTGTCGAAGAGGACTACCGCAGGAAAATCGGCGACGTCAGCGACCTCATGGCTCCGCAGAGGGGGTATCACGACAAAAAAACAGTTCAACCGGCGACGTGGCTCAAACCCACATTGAAGGGCCGGGGGGACGACAAGGTGACCTTATGGCTCTGTAATGACGATTTGTATCTTCTCGCCTTCAACACTACCAGCAACCTGCACACGGCAAAAGGGTACGACGCCTTATTCACAGAGCCTTTCCTCCCTCTCCCCTTTGGTTCATCGTACAAAGAGCTAATGGGACACACTGCGCCCAATGGAGATCAAAGGAATGCCCATCTGCTTCTTGTTAGTGTTCCACTTGGTAGGGAATCACTGCTAGATGCCATCCATGTACTTAGCAACTACGACCCTGTTAACACTCCCAAGCATGAAGTTCAGCTAGCAATGGCCAAGATTACACTAATGGGGCCGGAATCCTTAAGATTCCATCCCGTACGCAATGCGTACATTTTGGAGTGGGAAAGCGAAGAATCATACCTGACCTTGGATCAGGCAAAATATTTGGTCAACTGGTCTTCGCTTAGTACATTACTGGTGCAATGGGAAGATAGTGGCAGAAAAACATGGCCAAGCTCCAATGTCGCTAACAGCTTGCGCGCTGAATTTGGTATAAAATCTGGGGAGTGCGCGCTCGGAGTGATTGACCTGGTGCTGCGACCACGTTAA